The Methanocalculus natronophilus genome includes the window ATACCATGTTTCCTTGAATAAAGATGAATCAAGCGATAATTATAATCAATGGCGGGTAAGAAAAGCATCATCGAACAAAACCATTAAACATTTTAAAACACAAAAAGAAGCAATAGAC containing:
- a CDS encoding DUF2188 domain-containing protein, which encodes MAGFLKRLFSKKDKKKPSETTKHDSSQSSINNESENRKYHVSLNKDESSDNYNQWRVRKASSNKTIKHFKTQKEAID